The genomic stretch CATCGAGAAGGGCATCCCCATCCCGCCCGACTACCTTGAAACCGGCGACAACAAGAAGCGTCGCCCCTATGTCGGTGGTCTCGTGTGGGCCGCCGTTGGCCTCGGCCTGCTGATCTGGGGCATTATCGGCGAAGACCATGACCTCAACGGATTCGGCCTGATCCCCCTCTTCGTCGGTATCGCCCTTATGATTGGGGACTTTCTTGCAACAAAGCGTGTGGCGCATCCGAAAAACGACTCAGTAGTGTATCCTGAGGCGCCCGCTCCTTATCGGGCTCCGGATAATCCGTCATGAAATGCAGGCCGCGGCTCTCCTTGCGGCTCATGGCGCTGCGTACGATCAGATCGGCCAGAATCGTCATATTGCGCAGTTCCAACAGCGGCTCATTGACCCGCGTGCGCCGATAGAATTCGTCCACTTCCTGCTTGAACAGCGTCATCCTTCGGCGGGCACGCTCGAGACGGAACGTGGATCGAACAATACCGACATAGTCCCACATGATTTTGCGGATCGC from bacterium encodes the following:
- a CDS encoding DUF6249 domain-containing protein, whose translation is MHDPTGIAELGMLTGMISIAGTLAVILIIVLAQIRNRRARAEMLHKERLLAIEKGIPIPPDYLETGDNKKRRPYVGGLVWAAVGLGLLIWGIIGEDHDLNGFGLIPLFVGIALMIGDFLATKRVAHPKNDSVVYPEAPAPYRAPDNPS